In Thermosynechococcus sichuanensis E542, a single genomic region encodes these proteins:
- a CDS encoding site-specific integrase: MSAARINQANGRLKAARVGLKIEQIGDRLYLRGTLPPKPNSGKTKPYQQRIALGVLANPAGISFAEKEARRIGVLLATKQFNWAEFERGKPETIADWIGRFQEDYFATRERNDKTETTWEGDYLKVLRKLPPEAPLSSELLREAILATPPDSRTRKRTCMVLGALAKFANLDLDVSRYSGSYSPKSTAPRSIPDDCLIAQCYYQLDNPAWRWVYGMLATYGLRPHEVFRLNFERLKRGELVLEVLENTKTGFRRVWPCYPEWFEEFRLAQVQLPRINTKRPNLAVGRACSQYLSAKLPFRPYDLRRAWAVRTLAFGLDLSLAAQQMGHSVQVHCTTYHRWISEQHHQAAFEALMLRADRPKAPILNH, from the coding sequence TTGAGTGCGGCGCGTATCAATCAGGCTAATGGGCGGCTAAAAGCTGCTAGAGTCGGTCTCAAGATCGAGCAGATTGGAGACCGCCTTTACCTGCGAGGTACTTTGCCTCCCAAGCCGAATAGCGGTAAAACAAAACCCTACCAGCAGCGGATCGCCCTAGGAGTGCTCGCTAATCCTGCGGGAATCAGTTTCGCTGAGAAAGAAGCTCGTCGGATCGGCGTGCTGCTCGCTACTAAGCAGTTCAATTGGGCGGAGTTTGAGCGTGGTAAACCAGAAACAATAGCGGACTGGATAGGGCGTTTTCAGGAAGACTACTTTGCTACACGGGAACGCAACGATAAAACTGAAACTACTTGGGAGGGAGACTACCTCAAAGTTTTGCGCAAACTGCCTCCAGAGGCTCCGCTATCTTCGGAGTTGTTGCGGGAGGCAATCCTTGCCACTCCCCCTGATAGCAGAACTCGTAAGCGCACTTGCATGGTACTGGGGGCTTTGGCCAAGTTTGCCAACCTAGATTTGGACGTAAGCCGATACAGCGGTTCCTACTCTCCCAAGTCAACCGCTCCACGGAGCATTCCAGATGACTGTTTGATTGCGCAGTGTTATTACCAACTCGATAATCCTGCTTGGCGGTGGGTGTACGGCATGCTGGCCACTTACGGGCTGAGACCGCATGAGGTGTTTCGTCTGAATTTTGAGCGATTGAAGCGGGGGGAGCTGGTGCTGGAAGTTCTTGAGAATACCAAGACGGGATTCCGTCGCGTGTGGCCGTGTTATCCAGAGTGGTTTGAAGAATTCCGCCTAGCTCAAGTCCAGTTGCCCCGGATAAACACAAAAAGGCCCAACCTAGCAGTAGGTCGAGCCTGTAGTCAATATCTCTCAGCCAAACTTCCTTTTCGTCCTTACGATCTTAGGCGCGCTTGGGCGGTGCGGACACTTGCCTTTGGACTAGACCTGAGTTTGGCGGCTCAGCAGATGGGGCACTCGGTGCAAGTGCATTGTACGACTTATCACCGGTGGATCTCCGAACAGCATCATCAGGCTGCGTTTGAGGCGTTGATGTTGCGGGCTGATCGCCCAAAAGCACCAATCCTAAATCACTAG